ACGCCGGCAACCACGCCGACGTGCTGAAACATCTGATTCTGGTCCAACTGCTCCGCTATATGGTCCAGAAGGACAAGCCTTTTCTGGTGGTGGATACCCACGCTGGGGCGGGGGGCTATTCCCTGGAATCGGACTATGCCACCAAGCTGGGGGAATTTGCCGGAGGCATCGGCCGCCTCTGGCAGCGCAAGGATCTACCGGAAGCGGTGGCCGCTTACGTAGATCTGGTGCGCCGCTTCAACCGTAACGACCGGCTGCGCTTTTACCCCGGCTCCCCCTGGATTTCCTGGCAACTGCTCCGGCCCCAGGACCGGATGCGGGTATTCGAATTGCACAGCACGGACAGCCCCCTGCTGGCCAAGACCCTGGCGGAGGGCAAGCAGCAGATCCAAATCACCGCCGGGGACGGCTTCGCCGGGCTGCGGGCAGCCCTGCCCCCTCCCTCCCGCCGGGGCCTGGTGCTCATTGACCCCTCCTATGAGCTGAAGAGCGATTACCACGACGTGGTTCAGGCGGTACAGGAAGGGCTGGTGCGCTTTGCCACCGGCACCTTTGCCATCTGGTATCCCCTGGTGGCCAAGGTGGAAGCCCACCGCCTGCCGGAAAAGCTGGCCCACCTGCCCGCCCACCGCTGGCTCAACGTCACCCTCTCGGTACACAAGCCCGCCAACGACGGCTTCGGCATGGCGGGGAGCGGCATGTTCATCGTCAATCCCCCCTACACCCTGGAAACCACCCTGCGGGAAACCCTGCCCTGGCTGACCCAGGCCCTGGCCCAGGACGACCACGCCCAATTCACCCTGGAAGGGGGCGAAAACCCCGTCCCCACGGCCCGCAAAGCCCGACCGGATGAATACAGTCTGGAAGCCACCCCGCCCCGCCAGGCCCCGGTGGGAGCCAAACCCGGCGCCCCCCGCCGCCCGCCCATTCACCCCTTTGCCTTTCCCGGCGCCAAAGCCGAGGAAGGCCGGGGCCCCAAGCGCCCCGCCGCCCCTGGCCGCAGCGGCGCCAAACCCGGCACGTCGGAGGCAAAACCCCGCCCCCGTTCCCAAGGTCCGGCGACCAACTCCCGGAAAAAGCCCTAGGGAAAAGTCTTAAGCCAGACCCAGGGCGCGGAGGGGCCTCCTTGGGGGAATAGGTAGGGAAAGATCGACACGGGAAAGGAGGCCCCCAGCCTCTGAGGGCTCGCTAGGGCAAGCGCGGGCCGCGCCG
This sequence is a window from Azospira inquinata. Protein-coding genes within it:
- the rlmJ gene encoding 23S rRNA (adenine(2030)-N(6))-methyltransferase RlmJ; protein product: MLSYRHAFHAGNHADVLKHLILVQLLRYMVQKDKPFLVVDTHAGAGGYSLESDYATKLGEFAGGIGRLWQRKDLPEAVAAYVDLVRRFNRNDRLRFYPGSPWISWQLLRPQDRMRVFELHSTDSPLLAKTLAEGKQQIQITAGDGFAGLRAALPPPSRRGLVLIDPSYELKSDYHDVVQAVQEGLVRFATGTFAIWYPLVAKVEAHRLPEKLAHLPAHRWLNVTLSVHKPANDGFGMAGSGMFIVNPPYTLETTLRETLPWLTQALAQDDHAQFTLEGGENPVPTARKARPDEYSLEATPPRQAPVGAKPGAPRRPPIHPFAFPGAKAEEGRGPKRPAAPGRSGAKPGTSEAKPRPRSQGPATNSRKKP